A part of Sparus aurata chromosome 19, fSpaAur1.1, whole genome shotgun sequence genomic DNA contains:
- the psme1 gene encoding proteasome activator complex subunit 1 isoform X2, with the protein MASLGIGVESKKQVDTFCKNLTKEAETLVSSFFPQKIEELQNLLKSFSCDDLASLKAPLDIPIPDPAKEEAKRKKKEEKEAKEGKKDKDSDKEDEDSGPPCGPISTNERVERLLREVKPQIQTLKEKLNTVSMWVQLQVPKIEDGNNFGVAVQEKVFELMTNTRTKIEAFQTQISKYYSERGDAVAKASKQPHVGDYRQLVHELDQYQYCELRLVVLEICSTYAVLFDIINKNYDKIKKPRGDGKALIY; encoded by the exons ATGGCTTCTCTGGGTATTGGCGTCGAGTcgaagaaacag GTGGATACTTTCTGTAAAAACCTCACCAAGGAG GCAGAAACCCTGGTTTCATCCTTCTTCCCTCAGAAGATTGAAGAGCTGCAGAACTTACTGAAG TCTTTCAGCTGCGATGACCTGGCGTCCCTGAAGGCCCCGCTGGACATCCCGATACCAGACCCGGCCAAGGAGGAGGCCAAACgcaagaagaaagaggag AAGGAGGCGAAGGAGGGTAAGAAAGACAAGGACAGCGATAAAGAAGACGAAGATTCAG GGCCGCCCTGTGGTCCCATCTCCACCAACGAGCGAGTAGAGCGGCTCCTGCGGGAGGTAAAGCCTCAGATCCAGACACTGAAGGAGAAGCTCAACACG GTGTCGATGTGGGTGCAACTCCAGGTCCCTAAAATTGAAGACGGTAACAACTTTGGAGTGGCTGTACAG GAGAAAGTGTTCGAGCTGATGACCAACACACGCACCAAGATCGAGGCGTTCCAAACCCAGATTTCAAA ATATTACAGCGAGAGAGGTGACGCTGTGGCCAAAGCCTCCAAACAGCCCCATGTG ggagaCTACCGGCAGCTGGTTCATGAGCTGGACCAGTATCAGTACTGCGAGCTCCGCCTTGTGGTCCTGGAGATCTGCAGCACATAT GCGGTGCTGTTTGACATCATTAACAAGAACTATGACAAGATTAAGAAGCCCAGAGGAGATGGCAAAGCTCTCATCTACTGA
- the psme1 gene encoding proteasome activator complex subunit 1 isoform X1: protein MASLGIGVESKKQVDTFCKNLTKEAETLVSSFFPQKIEELQNLLKKSFSCDDLASLKAPLDIPIPDPAKEEAKRKKKEEKEAKEGKKDKDSDKEDEDSGPPCGPISTNERVERLLREVKPQIQTLKEKLNTVSMWVQLQVPKIEDGNNFGVAVQEKVFELMTNTRTKIEAFQTQISKYYSERGDAVAKASKQPHVGDYRQLVHELDQYQYCELRLVVLEICSTYAVLFDIINKNYDKIKKPRGDGKALIY, encoded by the exons ATGGCTTCTCTGGGTATTGGCGTCGAGTcgaagaaacag GTGGATACTTTCTGTAAAAACCTCACCAAGGAG GCAGAAACCCTGGTTTCATCCTTCTTCCCTCAGAAGATTGAAGAGCTGCAGAACTTACTGAAG aagTCTTTCAGCTGCGATGACCTGGCGTCCCTGAAGGCCCCGCTGGACATCCCGATACCAGACCCGGCCAAGGAGGAGGCCAAACgcaagaagaaagaggag AAGGAGGCGAAGGAGGGTAAGAAAGACAAGGACAGCGATAAAGAAGACGAAGATTCAG GGCCGCCCTGTGGTCCCATCTCCACCAACGAGCGAGTAGAGCGGCTCCTGCGGGAGGTAAAGCCTCAGATCCAGACACTGAAGGAGAAGCTCAACACG GTGTCGATGTGGGTGCAACTCCAGGTCCCTAAAATTGAAGACGGTAACAACTTTGGAGTGGCTGTACAG GAGAAAGTGTTCGAGCTGATGACCAACACACGCACCAAGATCGAGGCGTTCCAAACCCAGATTTCAAA ATATTACAGCGAGAGAGGTGACGCTGTGGCCAAAGCCTCCAAACAGCCCCATGTG ggagaCTACCGGCAGCTGGTTCATGAGCTGGACCAGTATCAGTACTGCGAGCTCCGCCTTGTGGTCCTGGAGATCTGCAGCACATAT GCGGTGCTGTTTGACATCATTAACAAGAACTATGACAAGATTAAGAAGCCCAGAGGAGATGGCAAAGCTCTCATCTACTGA